The proteins below are encoded in one region of Salmo salar chromosome ssa02, Ssal_v3.1, whole genome shotgun sequence:
- the LOC106587151 gene encoding V-set and immunoglobulin domain-containing protein 1 isoform X2: MLLHWCLLLIGFSLSTSTTAAEAILWVKTGEKFTMKCSTTLKDQDGMYLYVGLDRDREVLYYYQRGSKLTSRKGYWDRVTTEGPVDQLTITVSNLTIEDTGVYWCVYTKVNKSTFNNFSTQGKGSTLVVVNDDAPQLPCPTATAVTLTPFHLANEKLCPSGVVNIIIIIIITSLLTILLCAVIFLIWVAPRVKRCCNQGGSTPQVFPESVYEDMARKHTYPPDTQVES; this comes from the exons ATGTTACTGCACTGGTGTCTGCTGTTGATCGGTTTCTCTCTCAGCACATCAACCACAGCAGCAG AAGCAATTCTCTGGGTGAAGACAGGGGAGAAGTTTACCATGAAGTGCTCCACCACTCTAAAAGACCAGGACGGAATGTACCTGTATGTTGGgctggacagggacagggaggtgttGTATTACTACCAGCGTGGCTCCAAGCTGACCTCCAGGAAAGGCTACTGGGACAGAGTGACGACTGAGGGACCTGTGGACCAACTGACCATCACCGTCAGTAACCTGACCATAGAGGACACAGGAGTCTACTGGTGTGTTTACACAAAAGTCAACAAATCCACGTTCAATAATTTTAGCACCCAAGGCAAAGGCTCCACTCTGGTGGTGGTGAATG ACGATGCCCCACAGCTGCCATGTCCTACAGCTACTGCAGTAACGCTGACCCCCTTTCATCTGGCCAATGAGAAGCTGTGCCCATCTGGCGTGgtaaacatcatcatcatcatcatcatcaccagccTCTTGACCATCCTGCTGTGTGCTGTCATTTTCCTCATCTGGGTCGCTCCACGG GTGAAGAGGTGCTGTAACCAGGGAGGATCCACACCCCAGGTCTTTCCTGAGTCTGTCTATGAAGACATGGCCAGGAAACACACTTATCCACCAGACACACAGGTAGAATCGTAG
- the LOC106587151 gene encoding uncharacterized protein isoform X3, whose translation MKCSTTLKDQDGMYLYVGLDRDREVLYYYQRGSKLTSRKGYWDRVTTEGPVDQLTITVSNLTIEDTGVYWCVYTKVNKSTFNNFSTQGKGSTLVVVNDDAPQLPCPTATAVTLTPFHLANEKLCPSGVVNIIIIIIITSLLTILLCAVIFLIWVAPRVKRCCNQGGSTPQVFPESVYEDMARKHTYPPDTQVES comes from the exons ATGAAGTGCTCCACCACTCTAAAAGACCAGGACGGAATGTACCTGTATGTTGGgctggacagggacagggaggtgttGTATTACTACCAGCGTGGCTCCAAGCTGACCTCCAGGAAAGGCTACTGGGACAGAGTGACGACTGAGGGACCTGTGGACCAACTGACCATCACCGTCAGTAACCTGACCATAGAGGACACAGGAGTCTACTGGTGTGTTTACACAAAAGTCAACAAATCCACGTTCAATAATTTTAGCACCCAAGGCAAAGGCTCCACTCTGGTGGTGGTGAATG ACGATGCCCCACAGCTGCCATGTCCTACAGCTACTGCAGTAACGCTGACCCCCTTTCATCTGGCCAATGAGAAGCTGTGCCCATCTGGCGTGgtaaacatcatcatcatcatcatcatcaccagccTCTTGACCATCCTGCTGTGTGCTGTCATTTTCCTCATCTGGGTCGCTCCACGG GTGAAGAGGTGCTGTAACCAGGGAGGATCCACACCCCAGGTCTTTCCTGAGTCTGTCTATGAAGACATGGCCAGGAAACACACTTATCCACCAGACACACAGGTAGAATCGTAG
- the LOC106587151 gene encoding uncharacterized protein isoform X1: MVMSLLKCLLFYFSFNELTTAAEAILWVKTGEKFTMKCSTTLKDQDGMYLYVGLDRDREVLYYYQRGSKLTSRKGYWDRVTTEGPVDQLTITVSNLTIEDTGVYWCVYTKVNKSTFNNFSTQGKGSTLVVVNDDAPQLPCPTATAVTLTPFHLANEKLCPSGVVNIIIIIIITSLLTILLCAVIFLIWVAPRVKRCCNQGGSTPQVFPESVYEDMARKHTYPPDTQVES, from the exons AAGCAATTCTCTGGGTGAAGACAGGGGAGAAGTTTACCATGAAGTGCTCCACCACTCTAAAAGACCAGGACGGAATGTACCTGTATGTTGGgctggacagggacagggaggtgttGTATTACTACCAGCGTGGCTCCAAGCTGACCTCCAGGAAAGGCTACTGGGACAGAGTGACGACTGAGGGACCTGTGGACCAACTGACCATCACCGTCAGTAACCTGACCATAGAGGACACAGGAGTCTACTGGTGTGTTTACACAAAAGTCAACAAATCCACGTTCAATAATTTTAGCACCCAAGGCAAAGGCTCCACTCTGGTGGTGGTGAATG ACGATGCCCCACAGCTGCCATGTCCTACAGCTACTGCAGTAACGCTGACCCCCTTTCATCTGGCCAATGAGAAGCTGTGCCCATCTGGCGTGgtaaacatcatcatcatcatcatcatcaccagccTCTTGACCATCCTGCTGTGTGCTGTCATTTTCCTCATCTGGGTCGCTCCACGG GTGAAGAGGTGCTGTAACCAGGGAGGATCCACACCCCAGGTCTTTCCTGAGTCTGTCTATGAAGACATGGCCAGGAAACACACTTATCCACCAGACACACAGGTAGAATCGTAG